One Lepisosteus oculatus isolate fLepOcu1 chromosome 27, fLepOcu1.hap2, whole genome shotgun sequence genomic window, aacaatccatgaAGAAGTCCAAACGGGTAATCCAGGACAGAAGCGAGAGTCCatagccaggcgatccatccgggGGTTAAAACAcgggaaccgggtcgggaccggcggggcagggaatcaggaacagaaggttaaaatcataacggagccagacgcagcaggaccggggctctcacgaaacgggattcaatgaggaacctcgGGTGACGtatgcgtctggcttttaagggggaacggaaatcagaaacaggtgcaggtaatgggTCAGaactaggaagggctggagGGCCCTTAAGATGAGGAGTAGCGATTGTGACATGTGTCCTGTAAATACGTACAGTACCAGTTCCTTATTCACTTTCACTTGGTAATCACTTTTGCACTGACATTTTGTGGTCACGCTTCCCTCACCAGAAACCCTCCTGCATCCAAACCCATCCTTAACGTTACACCCCTTTCCCCCTCGACACCTGGGGTCGTAACAGGGTCATTTGCATGTTAATACCTAAATGCAGAGTACTAACTGGAGACCATCCTGTGGTTAGTGTAGAGCTCTACACTACATGTGCCAATTTGTTGCACTTGCTCCTCTCTAACTGAGAAAATAATTAGGCCTATGTTTGAGTCCTCAAGTaggaaaaagaaacaagaagaaaGAAGGCCTTCTGGGAAGTGAGTTTCAGACCGATTTAAATGAGGTATTTATTGTGCCATGATGGATATAACTGAGTGcctttgtttatttaaatgctTAAACAGGCCTTGATATTTGGGATGTAATTGCATCCTGGATTTATTTGTTATATCAGTCCTGGAAGGTCACAGTTCAGAAGGTTTATAGCTTTGTTTGTTTCTGAACACTTTGTAACCAAGCAAATAtattcaaaacacattttgttgctAGTGGCATAATGGACAGCAGAGAAAGTCCTCGAACAATCTAACTAAAGCTTTTCTCGGAACCCCAAGAGGCACAGTATTTCATCTGGGATTTGTCCATTGTTCTAGTTTTTCACTTTTTCGGTTACAGTTCAGAGTGTTTGAGGCTGTGTTTTCCCCCAGGAGGCTGTGTGATGCAATGTGTCGATAAAGATCAAATACATTCTGATTTTATGTCTTCCTTTTAGGCCATTAAATATGGTAGTGTGGAAGGTTTGTGTagactacagtatacagtatacaggcaCTATACTGCATATTCCTGGGGAGCTACTTGAAAAAACTTGAACACTTTGAGTGTACGTAAAGCCTGTTGGCTAAGCTCACCTACTAAACTAAAATTCTTTGACAACTACAGAGGTTAAAGACTGGGAGCTAAAACGTCATCCAGCAGCCCCAGTTTCCTCTGGGGTTAAGCAGCTTGAGCTGTGAACACTACAAagctccttttttttcccatccAAAGCCTACAAAATATTTCAGAGGTCCGAACAGTAAACTTTGTAACAAGGCAGATGGCCCGTTTGGTCTCCTTCCAAATTCCGAACGTTTGTTTTCCAGTAAACTGATCGTGAACTGCAGCTGCAGCAAGACTTGGAGAGCGGACTGGGCCCAGCGCCAGACAGCTGTACAGGTCATGTTCCGGCTCTGCAAAACATGCCTTGTCATGGAGTTCAGATAATTGTCTGACATGCTGTGTGGAATGTGGAGAAACATTAGGCTTTTGTTCAGCCTGAAGCTTTCCTTTTTTCACGTCAGCTGTTGTAGAACTGCACTCCAGTACAGCCATGAAAGCTACAAGCATTCAACCGATTTCCCAGAATCACTTGTCCGGGCaagttttttcattttatacatcCCTGCACAAGATTAACCATTCCCACTTCTAAACAACCTGTGCCTAAtcaatccatatactgtatattatgtagATAAAGGTTCGGGCTCCTCCACAAGCCTGTGTTAGATAATGGTTAGATTAGGGATTCTACtggtattttacagtacattttatgtGTAGATTAGAAAGCTTTTATCTAAGCTACACAAGCCTGTGTGTTGTAAATAAACAAAGCAATTGCAattcagagaaggaaaaaaagtgggaaaacaatgtttttttatggagTCTTCACTCTACTTTAACGAGGCTACAACCTAGAGTTTGCCCAAAGGGTTCTGGGAGTCATACTGTATTGTTGAAGCTGATCCCCtggctcctttcaagaaacagctagatGAAATTtacatccttggatcaattactcCTGCTAACAGCCTCTTATCTGTAACCTTATGGTCTTATTTGTACTGCTGCATGGTGACAGTGCCTATTTTGTGTTTGAGTCCTGCTTAGGGTGACCGGATGTCCTCTTTTTCCTGAACATGTCCTCTTTTTGAGACTGAAAATATCGGTCTGACTGGGAATTTCTGAAAATACCAGAAATTGTCAGGGATTTCGTTCTGCTCGTTACTCAGACTGTGTAAACAAACACAGGCCTACATGTTTTCCTTCATTCCACGCATTACCGGTAGATGTTTTGAACTGAGCTtgaaaagggtttttttttttgtatgtggGTGGGGCTGTTTTGATGGCCATGAGAAATAACAATGTTTAACTTGTTTcattatatttgaaaatgtttcgTTAACATTGATCATGTTTGCAACCAAGGGGGACTTCTCCTAAGTTGTGatgtcttcattttgtcctcAGATGTTAAGACTTTTgttgtgttaaaatgaaaaaaaaaaactttttttaaaaagagggctatattttgtttcttcctTGTTTGCCATTTTGGAAGAGAAATAGCTTGTTTCTCTGCAACTGTTTAAAAGTTTACTAtgacatttaataaaaactaGAGAgttcaaattgattttttttattagaaaaagtaataaagattcATTACTTTGGAGGCATGTTTCAAGTGTCGATTATACCCCCCCGGCCTCTTTTTTGAAACCCAAAATATGGTCACCCTAGTCCTGATATACTTCGGGGAATTATTTTCCCGTAAATCACAGCTTTTTCCAAACAGACTCCTAGCTGTGTTCAGCAGTCTTCAGCTCTTCGGATTTTTTTAGTGTTCTTTACTGTTGTAAACCACACCTCCGATGGCCAATCTGGAAAGGAGATAAACTTGTTATTCCACATTCCTGTGTTGCACTACTCCGTTGTGTGCAAGATTTCTCCCGacggtgtatttttttttttttaaatctgcctGCAGAATATACGCCTGCATCGATTAAACAACACGACGATCGTATTTTTGCACTTCTGTCCCACTGGCTCCTTCGCCAGCCTCCACTGGCAATGTGGACTTTAGCGAATGTCCATCCAGCCACATTCGAAACGCTTCCTCCAAAACAGGGTCACGGGGTTGGAGCCCATCCTGGCAGGCAACAGGAGCTGGGCAGCGTTCACTTGGATTGGGCGCCGGGGCATCGCACAGTAGGTTTCAGCGAACGAGAGAcgcaaaaatgtactgtacctatccTTACACTGGCCAGGTGTACTGATGCTTCATGGCATAAAAAGGGAATTtgaaaacatcattttaatgAATAAATACTGTTAGATGTAGTAGTATTAGATGTTTTAGTGTTAATATTTACAAGCCTTACTAATAAATATTAACCTTTAAACTGAATGGCGACATCAGCGGCCTCTTGTCGTCGCCAGCTCGGAAGAGGGCGCTGTGCGAGTGGAGCTGCGATACGAAGCCGCAGCACGGCGCTGACACCGGAAGTAATCGTGGTGGGGCAGCGGATGTTGATGTTGTTGTGTTGACCTTCTGTGCTGTCATGGCGGAAAATCCTTGCTTGGCGACTTGATTTTTCATGTTTGTACGATTATTCTCAGTAATACCTGATTTTGTGTCAGGTAAATCGTTCCTTCGATAGCGAGAGATGTTATAAAAATACCAAAGATTTACAGGGAATTGAACTTTTGTGATAGGTAGCTAAAACATAACGTGATCAAACTGGGATCTTCACAAAAGCGGCTTTTTTTGGTATGAATTAACAGCGTGCATTCACCCTGCATtcacagatcaggagaaagtGATACCTGGCCGATCAAAAATGGCAGAAACGTCCCTGTTCGAAAAACGCAACATGTCCAGTTTCGACAGAAGCGCTGATTTCTTGCTCACGGACGAGGAGAGCCTTCGTGCGGTAGAGCGCGCTGTCAAGGCAGCCATAGAGACGGTGCTGTACGTGGTGTCGAGGATAAGCGACAGTAAAATGCGGGAGTACCAGATCCGGGTGGCAGAGGCCGAGAAAGAGAACGAGCGGCTGCGGGCCCAGGGGGAGGCTGCGGTCCGGGAGCTGACGGACCTGCGCGTCCGCTTGCGGGCGCCTGAGCCGCCTCCTCTGTCGCACCCGGGCCACGCTACTGGCGGCGGGGAGTCCGAGGAGGTTTCCGTTGCGTCCCCGGAGGACCCGAGAGAAGAGGATTTGCGTGCAGACCGTGAAACAGCAGACTTGTGTCccagtgaggaggaggagggaggcacAGTTTCAGGTAGCTAACTTCACTATCACTATCGTTTTTAATGCTATGTTGGTGTGTTGTCCTCATGAATTCGTATTTCCTGCTGCAGTTCTGCTCTGGTTAAGATAAATTGATCAGTACTATCATGAATCCCTTGTGCACGCAACGGTATGCTTTTGTGCTATCCAACAGTTCACGTTTCTAACTCTTGAGTTACCTTTCATCTAGTTAGTTGAAGATTTGAGCAAATGTATTTCCCCCTTCGTTTTGTTGTGTACCTTTTCGGAGCTCTTTGACAAAAATCTTGCCATTTGTataattttctttgtatttatcTTTGATAGGTCTAAACTTTGAAAAACACCACAACAAGAATTGGGGAAAGAGGGATCATGACTTGCATAAAAGAAAATCTTAAATTAACAAGTCACATTAACCTGAGTACCACAGATGTAACAGCTGTTAGCACGTATGTATACTGCCTACAAACACACATAACCTTGACAGTCTGTGCTCAGTTCTGTAGCACAGATATGtaccatataacagcaaaagaCATGGAAGAACATCAGTACCAGTAGGCCCATACAAAACAGTAGCATCATGTCATCAGAAGGGCTAGGAAATCTGGTTTTCCCAAAAGATCGTACTGTGCTGAGACAAGACTGGACAAGAAATccccattttaaaacaatggtaAAGGGTTGCATCTGCAGTGGGGATTAATCTAACGTGTATCAGGCGGTAGGCTGAATTCATAGAACATGGAAAAATCAGGACTGGAATATTTGTAAGTTCATTGACCTGTGCATAGTCATGTGAAGAAAGGGATAGCAGAGATAGGAAATTAAGCCTCCAGAGGTGGTTGTTATGCTGGTAAGCTGTTGTTTGTAATAAGAAACACTTGAGGCACTGTAGGCACACAGAGTTGGTGaaggtgactttttttttaagggtATGGATGTTTGTCGTTGGCCATGGTGCATAGAAGGTTGACCGATGTGCTATTTATAGCACACTTAAAATGCTTATCAAGAAAACTCAAGCTGGGctgaaaaccagaagatccgTAATAAATCTCCTCAGCTCTTCAGCAACGGAAGAGTGGTAAAAGTAAGAGGTTTTGTCTTGTTTGCAGGTCTGTTTGAGAAGGGGACTGTGAGGGAATGGATTAAGGAAGAGTCAACCAACGTTTCTGAGATTCCTATCCGGATCAGCAAGGAATCCTGCTCCAGTGGCCCCGGCGAGAGTGCAAGCACTTCGGCCTCTCAGGCATCCTGTCCCGAATCCGCGAGACACCTGAAGCCTTTCCCTGCGGACTGGGGGCGCTGTTACAGGCTGCAGGAGGCTCTTATTAAAGAGGAGCCCCTCGATGATGACGCCGCCTGCGTCAAAAGGGAGGGGTCCGAAAGGAGTGATGGCTCTAGCGAGGCAGAGTCCAACTCCATGTTCGGCTCCGGAGAGCACCTGT contains:
- the LOC107075473 gene encoding uncharacterized protein, with translation MAETSLFEKRNMSSFDRSADFLLTDEESLRAVERAVKAAIETVLYVVSRISDSKMREYQIRVAEAEKENERLRAQGEAAVRELTDLRVRLRAPEPPPLSHPGHATGGGESEEVSVASPEDPREEDLRADRETADLCPSEEEEGGTVSGLFEKGTVREWIKEESTNVSEIPIRISKESCSSGPGESASTSASQASCPESARHLKPFPADWGRCYRLQEALIKEEPLDDDAACVKREGSERSDGSSEAESNSMFGSGEHLSDLGSPFAAPMLPGGTRNLGIRLFAYNGETPVQSFPSAHRRNGKLSSAERQRRYREKIRADPERGRAHREKDRQRYHERKKLISDLSEHCQRLKREAWREAARRYRQRKKSCSVPGPSCLQHRSSHTVEPAAGQRRGAFCPEISQIT